One stretch of Bombus vancouverensis nearcticus chromosome 16, iyBomVanc1_principal, whole genome shotgun sequence DNA includes these proteins:
- the LOC117161508 gene encoding uncharacterized protein LOC117161508, producing the protein MSGHLVSVRPAVYDLVQAVTCLLQFVGLVALTGVLVCLVAVLRLVELAITLINPFTVFMLHQSGKIIIIYLSAWIKEARDTIVCEVYYQTLEFGLRKSKKLTSNAYHKMRMDRGRAPVLELEIGIRQPEVLYNRNVVSGLMEETFPREGDNYRAVQMSEVASVGQDDEEQDEQEIEVHSPNEVEVEKVDEDREIEEADDDRET; encoded by the exons ATGAGCGGGCATCTGGTGTCCGTCCGGCCCGCGGTGTATGACCTGGTCCAg GCGGTAACGTGTCTGCTCCAGTTCGTGGGGCTAGTGGCATTAACCGGCGTTCTAGTCTGCCTCGTTGCCGTGTTGCGATTGGTGGAACTGGCCATCACCCTGATCAATCCTTTCACCGTTTTTATGCTTCACCAATCGGGCAAGATAATCATT ATCTATCTATCTGCCTGGATAAAGGAAGCGAGGGACACGATTGTTTGTGAAGTATATTATCAAACTTTAGAA TTTGGGCTGAGGAAGAGTAAAAAGCTGACATCCAACGCTTACCATAAGATGCGCATGGATCGTGGACGCGCACCTGTCTTAGAATTAGAGATAGGTATACGTCAACCGGAAGTGCTTTACAACAGAAACGTGGTGTCAGGCTTGATGGAAGAAACGTTCCCTCGCGAGGGTGATAACTACAGGGCCGTACAAATGTCAGAAGTGGCTAGCGTCGGTCAGGATGACGAGGAGCAGGACGAGCAAGAGATAGAAGTTCACAGTCCCAACGAGGTGGAAGTCGAGAAGGTTGACGAGGACCGAGAAATCGAAGAGGCTGATGATGATCGTGAAACTTAA